The genomic segment AATTTTCTTGTTATAAGTTTTTGAGAAGTGTACATGGAATACTATCAATGAAATAGTTCCAGTCCTTCTAGATAACATCTATAATTGGACTATTTCGTTACTTATTGTGTCTACTTGCATGTTCTTTGTCTGTGTGTGGATTGTGTGCGAATTGAGAACATTGTTTCATGTGCGCATTAGATGGCGCTGCACATAGTTATACATGTACTTTTTTTATGGCAGTAGACAATATTGAAGTGCAGATAATTTGTGCACCCGTCTTTGCCTTAAACTTCTATACTTAttttaccttctcaaaaaaGAAATATTCAATGGAAGAAAGTTTCaaaggattagggtagaaggttagtagatAAGCGAGTGCTATCGTACTTCATGTGGGAGAGATAGGGGAAGCCTCCTCTCCACTTCTCCTTATTAGTTCTTTATTTAGTCATtgcatagtttttttttttttttcagtactATCTGTAGGTTTCTTTGCTTTGTATCATGTTATTTTGCCATCTTATTTTCTTGCCGCCCTGCttcgattttttttcttttgagctAAGCGTCTATCAGAAACAATTTTTCTATCCTAcaaaggtaggagtaaggtttATGTACATCCTACGCTTTTCAGATTCTAcgtgtgggattacactgggtatgttattaaATTCTCGAAGGAGAGCTAACTAGAGTAGTAATAGCTCTGTGAGGGGTCGTTTGCTAACCTGCATTATGACACTAATTTGGTTACAAAATTTGGGATTACATTTATCCCGTGTTAGGTTATTGGTATTAAATAAATCAGTGTGAATTTATACCAAAATTTTGGTATCACCAACCCATATAAGTATGGGATTACCAAACGACCCCGGAGAGATGTTATGGGATTTGATctgaaccaaacgaccccggAGAGATGTTATGGGATCTATATCTTTGTTCTGAACCAAAAGGTCCAAGATAGTTTCTTAAGTTTGGGCTTGAAGCAAAATCATTGTTGTTCTCTAGTTTGGAGCACTAGTCATTTGGAGTCTTTTCATGTTTATAGTGTAGGCTATGCATAAATATACTGTGCTAAATTACTTAATCAAAATTTCAAGTTCgagtaaaaaacaaaaacatgaGATTAGATGTGCTTTCcctttaaataatcaaaatataaaattaaaaagttaatgATCCACGTAAGTAATGATAAACATATGGCACTATCCAAACCGACCATACCCCATATAAGATACAGACGTCCTTGATCTTTTGGCTAAACCAACAACCAATCACATGCTTCCACGTATTAACCACTACGCCATATTTTAACACAATTTTAATCCAACGGACCTCGTTATATTCCATCTTATCCAATTCTCATAACTGTGTGCTTCACTCTCTACTCTGCTTCTCCAACACACTGTAAGTTGcataaattccattttttttgttcttaaagcTTCAATTAAAgttctttatttttataatttttggtGGTttttacacaaaaaataaaaataaaaactaatttGGTTGAGAATGACAAAAGTGGATTCATAAAGTGTgaatatttcttcttcttttttttttttttttttttttgcttctttttctttttaatttcgtGGGATTTTATaataagagaaaaaagagaaagaataagCAAAAAGACTCTAATTTGATCAAGAATGACAAAGCTAAATTCATAAAGCATGaatctttttgtattttggtAGGTTTTTAGAGGGAAAAAAAACAcactttttttctccattttcttgTTGAAGCTCAATATTCTCTATAGAGTATCGTTGGGgtacttgattttttttgttctcctttgttcttttatgaaaaaaaataatccaaacTTGGTTGAGAATGtcaaaaacataatataaagtTTGAGTCTTTTACTAAAGTTCAAAAACTGTCACAACATATATTTTATCCTGTTACCTTATAATTTTACAGGTACTGTCACTTTTTGTGCTGATCATCAAGAAAAGCTTATATCAATGGCAGATTCAGACAATGAATCAGGAGGACACAGAGATAACAGCAATACTGAAAGTTCCCTAAGAGAACAAGACAGGTTCCTTCCAATAGCAAATGTAAGCAGAATCATGAAGAAAGCTTTACCAGCGAACGCGAAAATATCAAAAGATGCTAAAGAGATAGTTCAAGAATGTGTTTCTGAATTCATAAGTTTTATCACTGGAGAAGCATCAGATAAGTGCCAGAGAGAAAAGAGGAAGACCATTAAtggtgatgatttgatgtgggCAATGACAACTCTTggttttgaagaatatattgaGCCACTTAAGGTTTATTTGCAGAGGTTTAGGGACTTAGAAGGGCAAAAAAGTGGTGTGGTTGGAGAGAAAGAGGGTAGTGGATCAGTGAATATGGGTGGTAGTTATGTTGAGGATTATGATATGGTGATGATGGGGGGTCAGCATCGTCATCAAGGACACGTGTATGGTACCGGAGTATATGATCGGACGAATGATAATGTTGCTGGTGTTGATACTGCAGGGTCTCAGTTTCTTGATGTTGGGAGACCAAGGTAGTGTTGATGAAATATTATGACAATTATATGGAGTCAAGACAATGTGACAATCCCGGATTACTAAGATGTATCGAGACTTGAAAGAGCATTACCTGTATCGGATTTGCTTAAACTGTCAACAGGTCAAGTACGGGCGTTACAGCTACTGGAGGACATAATCAGACTTAGTAGGGGCTATATTCTACAGACATGTAAATTGGTAAATATGTGTGTACATTACAATGTGGTGTAAACATGGTAGTTTAACGTGTTGTAATTGTCTACTCATATAGTTTATCAGTTGACTTCAAAAAATAGCTTTGCTAATGTAACAAACGAATTATATTGTTCACCATTGAATAACTAAATACTCTTAACCAAGTATGTAAAGATGTAAACGTCTGCCCACTAAAATGTCGTGTATCATAGCATGTTAATAGGATGAATAGTGCGACTATGGCCGGCTGGTATCAGGTAGGCCGACTTCTACAATTTTGGGTGTAGAAAAGACGTTTTTCAGCCCAGCTATGCAAAGTTCGAAACTGAATAGGTAATGGGTCAGTCACTCTATACTTCTCCGCATAAATATCAAGAAAGTCTACAGCAGGGTTCGAACCTCAAATGTATAATATCAAGTTTATCTACGGCAGGGTTCGAACCTCAAATGTATAATATCAAGTTTATCTATGGCAGGGTTCGAACCtcaaaacttataataccaggTTTGTTTATGGCAGGGTTCAAACCTCAAACTTATATTACCAAGTTCCTCTATGGCAGGGTTCGAATGAATCACGTCTTTAACTCACATAAAGCGTTAACACTCTTACCAATAGATTTGTAGGAAAACAACACTTCTAAGACACAAAGCACAACAAAAGCAAAGAGCTAATTGAAAGCAAACCAACACTAGTTTGATCTCATAAATCACAGTGACATTGTAAAACTTATCCTCTACGTTGAATAATTCTATTCTACCACATTTTAACACTTTCAACTCCTAATTTCCAGCGCACATAAGATATTTTAGGTTTGCATGAAAGGAAATGGCCTGGGCAAACATGACTATGCAGTGATCACGCCAAACACAGGTAGTTCCAAGTTCAAACACTAGTTTGCCTCAAGCAAAATATTGCAAGTTTATAGACGATCTCAGGCTGAAAAAATCCAGCCCATTAAAAAGAAAACAGCCCTACATACTCCCAAATGGAAGTTGATTTTGATTACAGTACTTTATCCATGACCAGGGCAGCTAAATAAGTTTACAGGGGAAAAAACCTACAAATGTGTTTATACAAGCAGTAATCTTGCACTGGGCTTAGGCATTTATAGTTCTACCATATCCTAGTCAGAGAGTTAATCATAAAACGATACATTGACAATAGATTACAGCTGGTGAACTCATAATCGGTGCCTGGAGGCACAAGTTCGTGAGGTGGTCAGATATTGAAACAGACAGGGAAGGCTACATTTCCCGTGATTACATTCTCCTCATGTTTTCAGGCTTTCACGCCTTTGCCAGAAGGCTTTTTGGTAGCCTTCTCAGCCTCAACTTCCTCGTCCTCGTCATCTTCCTCATCAGCTAGTTTAGTAAGCTCATCCTGGATCATAATCTTTATAGACGATTTTCTGGGCGTGAGATCTGTATCAAACCTCTTGGCtgcagaagaaaaaaaatgtcatgTATTGGTTAGGAAACAAGGCGAGCGCTCATTTGAAATCTAAATATCTTGCTACAATGGCCTAATGGAGGAAGTACACCATATTTCTCAAGAGGATAACTTAACTACGagaaaataatcaacaagaCCTAGCATCTTTTTTATCTAGGTACACACCCAAAGAATTGCCCAAGAAGAGACGAAATACAGAACACTTACCAAGTTGCTTCAGAATGTCAGTAAACGTGGCCTGCAAGCACAAACAAACAGGATGTTAGCAATTCAGAAGTACAAAATTTGAGAATGTAAATTACCATTTCTGAAAATGTGATCACTCGAACATGCAATGCCCTAAAGCATCGTGGCAAAAAGGAATACAGAGAAGATTACATGTCTAAATGACCACAGAACAATCACACAAGTAAATTGCATGATGATGCcttgaagagaaaaaagaattgGCGAAAATTGCACCATAACATCTACAGTCACAGAAAGAACAAGCAACTTAATTAGAGTTCAATGCTCACCGTGTTAAAGTCGACTTCTTTTAGAATTTCACAGATTGCATTTCTGAGTTCATCATCACTTGGTCTCAATTTATCTTCTTTGCTCTTGTCCTTTCCCTTTACGGTCTTTTTCCCTGCACAAACAGAAAAGCTCATTGAAAAATATAGTCAACGACAATatcatacccagtgaaatcccacaaagtggggtctagggagggtagagcagacgcagaccttactcctaccttgtGAAGTAGAGAGGCTACCTTTGACAGTCATCATGACAAAATAAACCATACTTGAACACTTCATAATAATGCATAAATGGACATATGGGTCATTCTCACCAGTATTTTCTTTGGGAGTAGACTTCTTTGGCGTTGAAGATTTTTCTTTAACTACTTCagcttttttcttctttgaagATGCTTTTGGAGTTGCATCATTGCTTGCATTCTGCTTTGAGCTCTTTGGTGATTTTGAAGGGGTCTTTTTGGGAGCAGGACTCGGTAGTTTAGAGACTGCAGGTTTCTTGGTCTTAGCTTTCACAGCAGGCTCCTTCTTTGTAGAAGACTTACTTGAACTTTGCTTATGCTTTTTCTTGTCCTCCTCAGGCTCATCTTCAGATTCACTCTCCTTCTCACTTTCAGCTTGATCTGACTCCTCATCATCAGATTCCTCGGGAACACCATTAGCTTTTTCCTCTTCAGATTCCTCCTCATGGACATCATCTTCTTGCTCAGACTCATCTTCCGACTCAGGcacattcttcttcttcttctcagcCTTTTGAGATGCTGTTTCGGTTTTTTTCCCACTCTGTAAATGTGTCAAATGATGTGATTAACCCTCTGAGATCTTAGGAACTGAGTGCAGAAACTTAAGGTGAGAACAAGTGAAAATATAACCAAAAAGTTTGTGCAATGAAATTAAATagatttttttatcaattttgtcatgaaatataataagccTACAGGATACAAGTTACTAGTTGCAAGCCCAAAATCATATATTAGTTGGTATTTCACTACTAAAAGTTCGATAAATGTTAAGAAAGAGGAATACCTTAGCTGAACCTTTTGACCTAACAGATGCCGACGAGGGGCTCTTTTTGCTCTCTCTTCTAcgcttctttcctttacttgaCTGTTCATTTTACCAGAGATGTTTCAGCACACTATAGACAAACAGAACAAGTCACTGATGCTTTTATCTGTATCAGAAGTCACCAACCTGTTCCTTCTCGGCAAGCAACTCAGAAGTTGTAGCATGAGGAGCTTCCAAAAAGTCCATCAACTTTACCACTATGTCTTCCTAATCCATAAAAAAGTCCTAATTAGTTTAAGACACTTGAGAGGGAAATTGTGTACAAAATATAGTCCTCACGTAGTATGAAGTGACAAGTTGAGGATGAAAGCAATTTTCTGAGTcgattttcaaaagaaaaaatctcaAGTACCTAGTTGGCTTTCACTCATgcgataatttttttttctttttgatatgTAATTCACTCATAAGATAAATTCACGTGACTGATTAAAGAAGAACTACTTACGTGAAATAAAAAGGTCTAACATGCAGCTAAAGCATATGAACCAACCTTTCTTGATGAAGTTTTGGTAATAGGTATATCCAGTACATCACAGAATTCCAACAGCTTCTCTTTTACATACTTGTCAagcttttcttttattttcaacttttgcttTTCCTGCAATATTACAATGATCTAACCTCAGGCATTTCTAAAATCTTAATCATAAGACAACGAATGAAATGCATTTTTTGAGAAACAACGAATGAGATACACATACAACCAGTATGACCAAGCAAATAGAAGGTTAATGCTCAAATTCTCCAGATCAACATACCAGgcgaaaaaaggaaagagagagtTATTTCCTCATCTAGGAAAACTTTTGTTTTAAATAGGTAACCATTTGTATACATAAAAGAAGACTCAGCACCAAAAGGTGTTGGTCAGTGCTGTAATTACAATCTCAGATTCATGAGAGCAAAAGTAGGGGGAGATTATGAAGTATGAACAGACAAAACTAAGCGTTGCCGATCAGATCTATCAAATCACCTATATCCCCCATTAAATTTTTGTTtccatcaaaaataaaaaagcccAAGGCAGTTCcgaaacatgagatgtcatataCCTCATTTTCATGCCACACAAAGCCAGAAAACCGTGAAATATTGCTCTTGATCTGAGCTGCCTGCGAAGGACAAGAACTATAagcaaaaagaataaaaagttgaaactaGCAAAGCAATCAGAAGAGAACATAATTCTAGAAGACATGAGCTGCTTACTAGTTCCATAAGTGGAGATCAAGTAACATGCAGAATAGTCCTAATCAAGTTATCAATAGAAGAATCATGCCAAATTCATTGAACCATCATATAATGGCCCGacaaaaagaaagggaaatccACAAAAAGTTAGAGCAATCACTAAAACTTACAATCCGATACAGAAAAGCATACTCTGGTAAATAATCTTACAGATCTTTTTTATAAGGAATATATCTTAGAGATCATAAAGCTTTAACTGCTTGCCGgcaaaggaaaaggaagtacCTTATAGCATCATCATTTATGTGGCAAGACATGCCGCTttagaaacaagaaaaaattgataaaCATATCTTTTCTTAAAGAAATACAAACTTCTTCCTGGACTAAGCTGCAAATGATCTCAAAATTATTTGCATCACTACACTTCTCAACATTGCTTTTGAGTTGCGAAAGAATAAAGTAGACCAACGATGTGGCTAAAACAAAATCCAAAACGTTTAAAGTACCAACACATTGTTCTCACCCTAAAATGATGCAAGTAATTTCCTCGAAGCAAAAGGTGAAATGTTCATAATTTCTCCTCAGTGATTTCATATAGTGATTCTATTTTCCTTTCAAGGGCGCGATAGGggaagaagaaagatgactttTTGCAAACAATTAACATCAAGAAAACACAAAACTTTTAGGCTATCACGCGATACGGGATGACTTAAAAAGAGTAAACTTTGAAAGTCCCCATTAGGTAATTCTACTTTCTGAAGGATACAGTCTCATCATAAGCAAGAGAAACTCAGGTTCTGCATTGTGCACAACGTCAACACAACATGCCAAAATTCCAATCACATCAAagcttctttttaaaattttcttttttttttttttttccttctccagGTTCATAAGACTAATAAAGATCAACAGATGTTGGTTGATAAATACATTTTGCGACTATCTGATCCTATGGAATCGTCAGGATTCAAGCTTTTTTTCCTGACTACAACTATTTATCATTGGGACTGGTCAGAATTTATTGGAACTACGAATAAGATATTGTATGAACTATTCAAACTCTTGAAAATCGCAGTAAGAAAATTCCATCACATCCCTAGGGAGGACTGGAGGACACAAAAAACATataaagggcagcccggtgcactaagctcccgctatgcacggggtccggggaagggccggaccacaagggtctattgtacgcagccttaccttgcatttctgcaagaggctgtttccacggctcgaacccgtgacctcctggtcacatggcagcaactttaccagttacgccaaggctccccttAATGAAcacaaaaaacaaataatgaacttaaAATTGTTTTAGAGATTGCAAAAACAAAGCTAGAATAACACATATCAGTGTATAACAACGTTCAGTGTTAGAAACAAGTAAGTACTTTATCTTTTACTgattcccccaaaaaaaaaaaaaaaaatcagtaatAGCATATGGAACTTGAAAAAAACTTGGGAATTTCAAAGATCTTATTGGTAAAAGAGCTCATTAGTTACATAATTTGACCATTAAAACTCCAAATATGCACAGTAAAACTTATAGCTATCCAAGGAAATCTTTGATGTCCTCACAAGAGAAAAGTTAAATAGCTCTAGTAAAAGAAACTCTTCCATTGTCAAGAAGAGAGTTTCAGGGACGTAACTAGTTCTTCAATCTGAAGACCAAGGACTAGATAAAAATACCATTCCGAGACAGACATTAGAAAAAGAATAGAACTGCAAGTCCGCGTGTCACCTTTCCACGCCGTCCATAGAGAATTGTGTGCAGCAGTTTGAATGTCTCTTCAGTCTTCTTTCTGGATAATTTGTATGCAACTgaatataaaaacaaaaaacaaagaaaagaatgaaaaaggtTTTTACGGTAATCAAATAATCTCAGCTGAATCATTAGACATCAGACAATTAAATGTGCCCAAAAAAGAGGGGCCAGAAACGGGCAAAATAGCAAAATTTACATTCTCATAAATGGGGAAAAAATACATCAAGGAAAATAGGCTACTTAGCAAAGTATTGGATCACTAGAGACTTTCTTTTTGATCGGCTATTGGATCATCTGGTCACTACACTTCCAAGTAACCTAATCCTGGATACACAAAGAAgtgacaaaaagaagaaaacaagagaagaaaACTAACAACACACAAATTGGTATACCAGGAAGAAACCGACTCATTATACTCTTAAAATTATGTGTTCGGATGATCGGATCTAAtatttgttgaaatatttgtcggttttcaaataaaaacttATTCTACGTGTCGAAAATACTGGGTTTGGATGAACCCAGTGCAGAACCACTGGATCCACCCTGGAAAATGAGCTCAGATGCAAGTAATTGGTCCTACACTCCAAACCTATATTTTTGTAGGAACACAAGTAGTCCACGAACAGGTTGTAAGTAACAGAGGCAAATACTGTAACCAACAAATTCTGTATTCATTTGCAGAGTAACAGAAAAGACATGGAAGTTGTAGTGAGACCTACAATCTCTTGGATTACACGCAGAGCAGACCTAGCAAAAAATAGGGTacaatggaagaaaaagatCTATATACTATACCAATGAATTGAGACCAAGTTTTAGCATGCTAGTTCGTTAGCATTAGACCCAATAGTAGCTAGGACATTGGTCTAGTTAgatttatatataaatgtaaagaatATCCAATGCTAGAGAAACTACTTTTTATAGACCTTAACTTGTCTATGATTGAGGTATAgttgtttttgtttgttgtttgaaaatttataaaGTTTCACGACAAAGGCATAATcttttttggggggtgggggaagCAAAGGCATGTCATTTTTGTTACAAATTTGTTGGATGTCCTCGATTATGAAAGAAGCAGATATCATCAGACATGATTCTCTCTGCATGTTGAGTTGTTCACAATGTTAATTTGCAGCTATATGAAATCCCATGAGGTCAGGAATCCGACTGAATTTTATAGTAGAGGTATCATTCTAGAATTAAGAGAATTAATAAGTAGAATACCATTTGGGATATCTTTTAGTGCAGTTCCACGGCCCTGCAGAGCACATAAAACACAAATTCATTAAGCAACATTAAACGTACAGTGTGGGCCTAAAATCTGGAAAAGCATAGGGGGAAGAGGCAGCAAATATCAGTAGTTGTGTAGCAGACCTTTTCAATACGGAATTCCTTGTTGGCATCTCTGTCAATAGATGCAACAAGCCTTTCAACAGATTTGCGTTCACGTACTGGACGGTCAATTGTTGAGGGTGCAGCAGTTTTTggctccttctccttctccttcttctttggACGGTCACTTGTTGAGGGTGCAGGAGTTTTTGGTTCCTTCTCCCTCTTCTGTGCAACTTCccgttttcttttcttgtttttcaccCCCTTAGATTTAACACTCTTCTTAGAACCTTCTTCATCTTTATGCTTTTCGTTGCTTTCTTTATCCTGTTTCTCTCCATCTGCCTCCTCTTTAACCTCCTCATCATCCTTATTATCTGGCTCTTCAGCCATTTCTTCATCCTCATCCTTATTATCTGGTTCTTCAGCCATTTCTTCTTCCTCGTCCTTAGTATTTGGCGCTTCAGTCATCTCTTCCTCCATTGCCTCACTCTTGGCTTCCAGCTTCTCTTCCTCCGCTTTAATTTCCTGGTCAGGTTTCACCACTTCTTTAGCTTCATTGCTTTCTTTCAcctcttcctctttttctttgtttccttTTACCTCTTCTTCTTTGCTTTCTTtgacctcttcttcttctttgcttTCTTTCACCTCTTCTTCTCCATTGGCTTCTTTTACCTCTTCTTTGTCTATATCCATCTTTTCAGACTTTTCCACATTATCAGTCTGTTTGCTCTCTTCTTCTTGCCCTTCCTTTATTCCATCCTTTTCCTCGTGCGTATCCTTGGTAATAGCTTCACTCTTACCTTCCACTACCACATTTCCATTAGCAGGTACCTCCGCCAACTCAGAAACTGTCTCCCCTTCTCCCATAACTAAAATTCAACTCTAATCGGCGAAAAGAAAAAAGCTTTAGCAAGTAGCAGAAACGTAACTGCATACAAATATGCCAAGCAACATAAAACGTTAAACATATAACCAAAGCTTTTGTAGTAATTTGCAATATAACTACAAAAGCTGAACTATTTATACATTTTAACTTTTATCTGCATACGAATATGCCACGCAACATAACACATAACCCATATAAGCAAAGCTTTTGTAGTAATTTGCAATATTACAATAAAAGCTGAACTATTTATACATTTTAACTTTTTCTGCAGACAAACATGCCAAGCAGCATACCACGTCACACATATAAGCAAGCTTTTGTAGTAACTTGCAATACTACTAAAAGCTGAATTATCTATACATTTTAACTTTTAACTCCATACGAATATACCAAgcaacataacacatatacgCAAAGCTTTTGTAGTAACTTACAATATTACTACAAAAGCTGAATTATTTATACAGTTTAACTTTTAACTGCGTACGAATATGCCAAGCAACATAACACGTCACACATATAATCAAAGCTTTTGTAGTAATTTGCAATTAAATTGCAAAAGCTGTCTTATTTATACATTTTAACTTTACAAATATGCCAAACAACATAACAAGTCACGGATATAAGCAAATCTTTTGTAGTAAATAACAATACTTTTGTCATATACTTGTAGCAACAAATTGGCACTAATTAGTGCAGCTCAATATTAATCTAGACAGCACAAAACTAGATTTAGTAGAATTCTGCAAAGTATATCTTCAAAATATTTCTAGATTCAATGAAACTTAACACATACAACGAGaaggggagaaaaaaaaaagagaaaaaagatccAATTTTTCGCTAAATCTACGAAACCCAAGCTACAAAAAGCCAAAACTTTTTAACACAATAATGTACAAACAAATAACAGAAAGctcaaaattcatgaaatttgcATATAATTGATGTAAAATTAAGAAACATTTACGGAGATTCCAAGCAAAATTTAGCGACTTTAGCTCACCAAGttaaaatcaaatatatttAACTACATACAAATATGCCAAGCAACATATGAACATGCCAAGCAACATAACAAGCCACACATATAAGCAAATCTTTTGTATTAATTTGCAATATTTTTGTCATATACTTGAGGCAACAATTTGGCAGTAATTAGTGCAGCTCAATATTAACCTAAACAGCACAAAACTAGATTTTCTAGAATTGTACAAATTATATCTTCAAAGTATTTCTAGATTCAATGAAACTCAACACACCGACcgttaaaaaacaaaacaaaagagtaTAAAGATCCAATATTTCGTTAAATCTACCCCTAAGCTGCAAAATAACAAAACTCTTTAACACAAACGCCACAAAATAACGACAAATACAGAACAAAAGCACAAAATTCGTCAAATTTGCACAAAATCAATGTAAAATTAAGAAACACTTGCATAGATTTACGAGCAAAATTTAGCCCTAAGCTGCCAAAAAAAAACAGAACTTTTTAACACAAATTCCCCacaataacatataaatacagAACAAAAGGCCTTAAATGCACCTAATTGATGTAAAATTAAGAAACACCTATAGAGATTACGAGCAAAATTTAGCCCTAAACTaccaaaaaacaaaactttATAATACAAACGCCACAAATAACGACAAATGCAGAACAAAAAGCACGAGATTAAGTGAAATTTGCATAAAATTGATCTAAAACTAAAAAACACGGAGAGATATTTACAAGCAAAATTTAGCCCTAAGCTGCtaaagaaaaacactttttaacaCAAACACcacataataacatataaatacagAACAAAACGCACTAAATGCACAAAATTGatgcaaaataaagaaaaacttcAGAGAACTTTACAAGCAAAATTTAGCCCTACGCtgccaaaaaacaaaaaaaaaaattaacacaaATACCACACAATAACATACAAATACAGAACAAAACGCGCTAAATGCACAAAATTGATGTAAAATTAAGAAACACTCACAGAGATTTACGAGCAAAATTCACCGATTTTAGCTCACTACCAAACCCTAagctgcaaaaaaaaaaaaaatttaacacaaAATAACACAATAACATACAAATACATAACAATAGACCTCAAATTTGTGAAATTTGCATAAAACTGATGACAAACTTACAGAGATTTACGAGCAAAAAATAGCGATTTTCGAAGCTTAAGCTCACACTCTCAGAACTCACTGTTTCTctctcttatttttatttttttctctctcttcgttTCAACGTTTTC from the Lycium ferocissimum isolate CSIRO_LF1 chromosome 11, AGI_CSIRO_Lferr_CH_V1, whole genome shotgun sequence genome contains:
- the LOC132037823 gene encoding nuclear transcription factor Y subunit B-3-like; translation: MADSDNESGGHRDNSNTESSLREQDRFLPIANVSRIMKKALPANAKISKDAKEIVQECVSEFISFITGEASDKCQREKRKTINGDDLMWAMTTLGFEEYIEPLKVYLQRFRDLEGQKSGVVGEKEGSGSVNMGGSYVEDYDMVMMGGQHRHQGHVYGTGVYDRTNDNVAGVDTAGSQFLDVGRPR
- the LOC132037820 gene encoding DEK domain-containing chromatin-associated protein 4; the protein is MGEGETVSELAEVPANGNVVVEGKSEAITKDTHEEKDGIKEGQEEESKQTDNVEKSEKMDIDKEEVKEANGEEEVKESKEEEEVKESKEEEVKGNKEKEEEVKESNEAKEVVKPDQEIKAEEEKLEAKSEAMEEEMTEAPNTKDEEEEMAEEPDNKDEDEEMAEEPDNKDDEEVKEEADGEKQDKESNEKHKDEEGSKKSVKSKGVKNKKRKREVAQKREKEPKTPAPSTSDRPKKKEKEKEPKTAAPSTIDRPVRERKSVERLVASIDRDANKEFRIEKGRGTALKDIPNVAYKLSRKKTEETFKLLHTILYGRRGKAAQIKSNISRFSGFVWHENEEKQKLKIKEKLDKYVKEKLLEFCDVLDIPITKTSSRKEDIVVKLMDFLEAPHATTSELLAEKEQSSKGKKRRRESKKSPSSASVRSKGSAKSGKKTETASQKAEKKKKNVPESEDESEQEDDVHEEESEEEKANGVPEESDDEESDQAESEKESESEDEPEEDKKKHKQSSSKSSTKKEPAVKAKTKKPAVSKLPSPAPKKTPSKSPKSSKQNASNDATPKASSKKKKAEVVKEKSSTPKKSTPKENTGKKTVKGKDKSKEDKLRPSDDELRNAICEILKEVDFNTATFTDILKQLAKRFDTDLTPRKSSIKIMIQDELTKLADEEDDEDEEVEAEKATKKPSGKGVKA